From the genome of Cellvibrio japonicus Ueda107, one region includes:
- a CDS encoding ATP-binding protein, which translates to MSVNVKRWYSWLSWLAALVLALGFLWLLMMDWRSHQHDWHDWQDWQQRDQGQQLANLSRDLTHQSMLLAQVILRDQVFIDRVREAHGIYLQDLSQGTAERTAQQRQRLERYLASYWENVRGHGVIQLNVFFNPAAVGFLRMQRPQRYGDSLAGLRPQLTQVFATGMPVWGMDLSREGSGYSALVPIFADTEHQGSVIAVLEVTLDSLPDFYRDDSLNMAIFLRKSATEPLLWAETQRKLNSLSHITLNDWRLESYSRPMVIEWWNQSLIPIQYNLRVLSASDGRMFLLSWWPLLQGEQGSGPVIAAAVWTDISQPYSDYLADGRRILAKWLLALLAAELLLITFIQLNRQRMRQLMAEHSAELQKEIAASEQSRQHLALALRSSDSGFWEWDIVHERASFSPEWRRLCGLPPDETGSFELDEWLGRVHPADKRASYSEMLRHIKGETPMYESEYRLRVADGSYKWILSRGKVVEWSANGSASLMLGVYSDITQRKNMELIAIRQQAALHALNEIASLPATESDELLTQALSLAVRYLGVGTGVVSEVNAGRYQVRICFSMRDEWLPADKELPLGQTYAGLVISARDVVAEDDIPGSVLADHPAYRHSADESYIGAPLWVQGQLYGTLCFSSRKSRQHEYDRLDKDFVRLLGRWVSSVVERWHQEREKKTILDRFQKLSQRVPGFLYQYQLRPDGSTFFPYASPGIYAVYGVHPQDVGEDAACMLDVLYPEDLDWIRESISWSALHLTPWVATVRVNHPERGLIWTHVQSVPERLPDGSVLWNGYVSDITPLKQTELELAQTNALNQAIFDAATVSIIATDVNGMIKTFNRGAEVLLGYNAVEMIDKRTPEIIHDPDEMAARAQQLKRELGQDIQAGFEVLVARARAGWDDESEWTYIRYDGSRIPVLLAISALRDLEGNIFGYLGIAQDISESKRVDKMKAEFISTVSHELRTPLTAISGALGILTAGGAGTLPEAATRMLQIAHNNALRLIHLVNDLLDMEKLVAGKMQFEIHMQSLLPIVRQSLETNASYAAQFHVHYVLDPDSDDAMVSVDSLRLEQVLANYLSNAAKFSPPNGQVWVNIRRRMGSVRVTVTDHGRGIPEAFRARIFHKFSQADSSDSRQKGGTGLGLAICKELIERMGGKVGFDSAEGQGASFYFELPCEDSAQSLEHQGAESHPRVLILEDDTSVCQVWASLLSQADCWCDSTTRGAIALEYLAAHPYHLLILDLKLPDMDGADVIRWLDEREIREQLPALPILVVTASTDKTQLPGAGRDRPLRWLQKTASNQALLEAARELLFPAGSTGTSAPDTRSDNGGNLP; encoded by the coding sequence ATGTCGGTCAATGTCAAACGCTGGTATTCCTGGCTGTCCTGGTTGGCAGCGCTTGTCCTGGCATTGGGCTTCCTGTGGCTACTGATGATGGATTGGCGCTCGCACCAGCATGACTGGCACGACTGGCAGGATTGGCAGCAGCGCGACCAGGGCCAGCAACTGGCCAATCTCAGTCGCGATTTAACCCATCAATCCATGTTGCTGGCGCAGGTAATCTTGCGCGATCAGGTGTTTATCGACCGTGTGCGTGAAGCCCATGGTATTTATTTACAAGACTTATCCCAGGGTACCGCTGAGCGCACCGCACAACAGCGCCAGCGGTTGGAGCGGTACCTGGCGTCTTATTGGGAAAACGTGCGCGGGCATGGCGTTATCCAGCTCAACGTGTTTTTCAATCCCGCTGCGGTGGGCTTTTTGCGTATGCAGCGCCCGCAGCGTTATGGCGATAGCCTGGCGGGGCTGCGCCCGCAGTTAACGCAGGTGTTTGCTACCGGAATGCCTGTGTGGGGCATGGACCTCAGCCGAGAGGGCAGTGGTTACAGTGCGCTGGTGCCGATTTTTGCCGATACGGAGCATCAAGGCAGTGTTATTGCCGTATTGGAAGTCACCCTCGATAGCCTGCCGGATTTTTACCGCGACGACTCGCTCAATATGGCGATCTTCCTGCGCAAATCAGCAACTGAACCACTACTGTGGGCAGAGACCCAGCGCAAATTGAACAGCCTTAGCCATATCACCCTGAATGACTGGCGGCTGGAGAGCTATAGCCGACCCATGGTAATAGAGTGGTGGAACCAGAGCCTCATACCTATCCAGTACAACCTGCGTGTCCTGTCCGCTAGCGATGGGCGCATGTTCCTGTTGTCCTGGTGGCCCCTGTTACAGGGGGAACAGGGCTCGGGGCCTGTTATTGCCGCCGCGGTCTGGACAGATATTTCCCAGCCCTATAGCGATTATCTCGCCGATGGTCGGCGTATTTTGGCCAAGTGGTTGTTGGCATTGCTGGCAGCAGAACTCTTATTGATTACCTTTATTCAATTAAACCGGCAGCGGATGCGGCAACTCATGGCTGAGCACAGCGCAGAGTTGCAAAAAGAGATTGCCGCCAGTGAGCAATCGCGCCAGCACCTGGCGTTGGCATTGCGCTCCAGTGACTCCGGTTTTTGGGAGTGGGACATAGTGCATGAGCGCGCCAGCTTTTCGCCTGAATGGCGCAGGCTGTGCGGCCTGCCTCCTGATGAAACCGGCTCTTTCGAGTTGGATGAATGGCTCGGGCGTGTGCACCCGGCGGACAAACGCGCCAGTTACAGTGAAATGTTGCGTCACATCAAGGGCGAGACGCCCATGTATGAAAGTGAATACCGCCTGCGTGTAGCGGATGGCAGTTACAAATGGATACTGTCGCGCGGCAAGGTAGTGGAGTGGAGTGCAAACGGCAGCGCGAGTTTAATGCTGGGCGTCTATAGCGATATTACCCAGCGGAAAAATATGGAGCTGATTGCGATTCGCCAACAGGCAGCTTTGCATGCACTGAACGAAATTGCCTCGCTGCCAGCGACAGAAAGCGATGAATTATTAACGCAGGCCCTGTCCCTGGCTGTGCGCTATCTGGGGGTGGGCACGGGGGTTGTCAGTGAGGTAAATGCCGGGCGGTACCAGGTGCGTATCTGTTTTTCCATGCGCGATGAATGGTTACCGGCAGATAAAGAATTACCACTTGGACAAACCTATGCAGGCTTGGTCATCAGCGCCCGGGATGTGGTGGCAGAAGACGATATCCCCGGCAGTGTTTTGGCCGATCATCCCGCCTATCGCCACTCCGCTGATGAGTCCTATATCGGGGCGCCGCTGTGGGTGCAGGGCCAGCTCTACGGTACCTTGTGTTTCAGCTCGCGCAAAAGTCGCCAGCATGAGTACGATCGCCTGGACAAGGATTTTGTGCGTTTGCTGGGGCGTTGGGTCAGCTCCGTGGTGGAGCGCTGGCACCAGGAGCGGGAGAAAAAAACCATTCTCGATCGCTTCCAGAAGCTCAGCCAGCGTGTGCCCGGATTCCTGTACCAATATCAACTCCGCCCCGATGGAAGCACCTTTTTCCCCTATGCCAGCCCCGGTATTTACGCTGTTTACGGCGTCCATCCCCAGGATGTGGGTGAAGATGCCGCGTGCATGCTTGACGTATTGTATCCAGAGGACCTGGACTGGATTCGGGAAAGTATCAGCTGGTCTGCCCTTCACCTGACGCCCTGGGTTGCCACGGTGCGGGTGAATCACCCCGAGCGGGGATTAATCTGGACCCATGTGCAGTCCGTACCTGAGCGTTTGCCCGATGGCAGTGTGTTATGGAATGGCTATGTCTCCGACATTACGCCACTCAAGCAAACTGAGTTGGAATTGGCCCAGACCAATGCACTGAACCAGGCCATTTTTGATGCGGCAACGGTTTCTATTATTGCTACCGATGTCAATGGCATGATCAAAACGTTTAACCGCGGTGCCGAAGTTTTGTTGGGCTATAACGCGGTAGAAATGATCGACAAAAGAACACCGGAAATTATTCATGACCCCGATGAAATGGCCGCGCGTGCGCAGCAGCTTAAACGCGAGCTGGGGCAGGATATCCAGGCGGGTTTTGAGGTACTGGTTGCACGTGCGCGGGCCGGTTGGGATGACGAAAGCGAGTGGACCTATATTCGCTATGATGGCAGTCGCATCCCGGTATTACTGGCGATCTCGGCCCTGCGTGACCTTGAGGGCAATATTTTTGGTTACCTGGGGATTGCGCAGGACATTTCCGAATCCAAGCGTGTCGATAAGATGAAAGCGGAATTTATTTCCACGGTCAGCCATGAGCTGCGCACGCCCCTGACCGCGATCAGCGGCGCCCTGGGAATCCTGACCGCCGGTGGCGCAGGTACGCTACCCGAGGCGGCAACACGTATGTTGCAGATTGCACACAATAATGCCCTGCGCTTGATCCATTTGGTCAACGATTTACTCGATATGGAAAAGCTGGTTGCGGGCAAAATGCAATTTGAAATCCACATGCAGTCGCTGTTGCCCATTGTGCGTCAGAGCCTGGAAACCAACGCCAGTTACGCCGCGCAATTCCATGTGCATTATGTGTTGGATCCTGACAGCGATGATGCCATGGTGTCGGTGGATAGTTTGCGCCTGGAGCAGGTGTTAGCCAATTACCTGTCCAATGCCGCCAAGTTTTCACCGCCGAATGGGCAAGTCTGGGTCAATATCCGTCGGCGCATGGGCTCTGTGCGCGTTACGGTCACCGATCATGGACGCGGCATTCCGGAGGCGTTTCGCGCGCGTATTTTCCACAAATTCTCCCAGGCAGACTCATCCGATAGCCGACAAAAAGGTGGCACCGGATTGGGGTTGGCAATCTGCAAGGAATTGATTGAGCGCATGGGGGGCAAAGTAGGATTTGACTCTGCCGAAGGGCAGGGCGCGAGTTTTTATTTTGAATTACCCTGTGAAGATAGTGCGCAGTCCCTTGAGCATCAGGGGGCTGAATCCCACCCGCGGGTGCTTATCCTGGAGGATGACACCTCGGTATGCCAGGTATGGGCCTCACTGCTCAGCCAGGCTGATTGCTGGTGCGACTCCACCACCCGTGGAGCTATCGCGCTGGAGTACCTGGCCGCACATCCTTACCACCTGCTGATCCTGGATTTGAAACTGCCGGATATGGACGGCGCCGATGTTATCCGCTGGCTGGATGAGCGTGAAATACGCGAACAATTACCGGCGTTACCGATCCTGGTGGTGACAGCATCGACCGATAAAACGCAATTGCCCGGCGCGGGGCGGGACAGGCCTTTGCGCTGGTTGCAAAAAACCGCGAGCAATCAGGCGCTGCTGGAGGCAGCCAGGGAACTGTTATTCCCCGCGGGCTCGACAGGGACCTCAGCACCGGATACTCGCAGCGACAATGGAGGGAATCTCCCATGA
- a CDS encoding RnfH family protein codes for MADFDLITVEVAYALPHKQKIIALLVEPGTTAMDAVLRSKITEHFPGLDVATAKMGIFGQSLGTKGLDPADKYILHEGDRVEIYRPLTSDPKDARRKRAEKSESAEG; via the coding sequence ATGGCTGATTTTGATTTGATTACCGTGGAGGTGGCTTACGCCCTGCCGCACAAGCAAAAAATTATTGCCTTGTTGGTGGAGCCTGGCACTACTGCCATGGATGCGGTTCTCCGCTCGAAAATTACCGAGCATTTTCCCGGCCTGGATGTCGCAACGGCCAAAATGGGGATTTTCGGCCAATCCCTGGGCACCAAGGGGTTGGACCCTGCTGATAAATACATCCTGCACGAAGGCGATCGGGTAGAAATCTATCGCCCGCTCACCTCCGACCCCAAGGATGCCCGCCGCAAACGCGCGGAAAAGTCGGAGTCCGCCGAGGGTTAA
- a CDS encoding type II toxin-antitoxin system RatA family toxin produces MAHRVERSALVNFSAQQMYDLVNDIEAYPQFMDGCSGATILTRGDDWVEARLTLHKAGVQQSFVTRNQLQPPHAMVMNLVDGPFKYLRGVWRFTPLGELACKVSFELEFELQNRLLGMALGKVFESIGNQQVDALCARAKHVYG; encoded by the coding sequence TTGGCCCATCGAGTTGAAAGATCTGCGCTGGTCAATTTCTCGGCGCAGCAAATGTACGATCTGGTGAACGATATTGAAGCCTATCCGCAATTTATGGATGGCTGCAGTGGTGCGACCATCCTCACCCGCGGTGACGATTGGGTCGAGGCGCGCCTCACCCTGCATAAGGCCGGTGTCCAGCAGAGTTTTGTCACCCGCAACCAGTTGCAGCCGCCACATGCGATGGTGATGAACCTGGTTGACGGCCCGTTTAAATACCTGCGCGGTGTGTGGCGTTTTACGCCGTTGGGGGAGCTGGCCTGCAAGGTGAGTTTCGAGCTGGAATTCGAGTTGCAAAATCGCCTGTTGGGTATGGCCTTGGGCAAGGTATTTGAATCCATCGGCAACCAGCAGGTAGATGCACTTTGTGCGCGTGCAAAGCACGTATATGGTTGA
- the smpB gene encoding SsrA-binding protein SmpB — MAKKNQKSGSNTIALNKKAKFDYELHERFEAGLALTGWEVKSLRAGKGNITDCYVIFKNNEAWLQACQIQPLLSASTHFVTDPFRNRKLLLNRREINRLQEAVEQKGYTVVPIALYWKAHMVKCEIAIAKGKQLHDKRQTEKERDWEREKQRLFQRDQR; from the coding sequence ATGGCCAAGAAAAACCAGAAAAGCGGCAGCAATACCATCGCCCTGAACAAAAAAGCCAAGTTCGATTACGAGCTGCACGAGCGCTTCGAAGCGGGGCTTGCCCTTACCGGTTGGGAAGTAAAAAGCCTGCGCGCCGGCAAAGGCAATATCACCGACTGCTATGTGATCTTCAAAAACAACGAAGCCTGGTTGCAGGCCTGTCAAATCCAGCCGCTGCTCAGTGCCTCTACCCATTTTGTCACCGACCCGTTCCGCAATCGCAAGCTGCTGCTCAACCGGCGCGAGATAAATCGCCTGCAGGAAGCAGTGGAACAGAAGGGCTATACCGTGGTGCCTATCGCACTCTACTGGAAGGCCCACATGGTGAAATGCGAAATTGCTATCGCCAAGGGCAAACAGCTGCACGACAAACGCCAGACCGAAAAAGAGCGCGATTGGGAGCGGGAAAAGCAGCGCCTGTTCCAGCGCGACCAGCGCTGA
- a CDS encoding helix-turn-helix transcriptional regulator → MQDSRVFPGFAKHQVALLDSLYSEPGQGVDWAGFLARMVEATGSRSARMLLTNARADRVISSIKLNIDDSEHQRYVDYYVNTCPWRLELAEKPKGQLYSSYLDFRCRQPEFYRTEFFNDWARDQDIHHGICGTVFSQGASKVQLLVQRTRGQGHYTRAEVEQVNQFLPHVRQALRLEQIHADMQGRANASVMASEARPMPFLLLDQQGKLVYVSPRCEPLLRQPDMGCHKGQLKFREPAVQQRFQAAFDRVLCAGQSLVAREQLVHIRRDRRVSFSCFLSPIYPAFNDAALWAGTAYVAVHIYDPEQVMAVDHNCLMQLFALTESEARVAGDIALGLDPQMIALRDGRSAHTVRAQLKAVFTKMRCNRQNQLAALVLQSPAVRWR, encoded by the coding sequence ATGCAAGATTCCCGTGTATTTCCCGGCTTTGCCAAACACCAGGTCGCGCTGCTGGATAGCCTTTATAGCGAGCCGGGGCAGGGGGTGGATTGGGCCGGTTTTTTGGCCCGGATGGTCGAGGCCACAGGCTCGCGCTCGGCGCGCATGTTGCTGACCAATGCGCGTGCCGACCGCGTGATTTCCAGTATCAAATTGAATATCGATGACAGCGAACACCAGCGCTATGTCGATTACTACGTGAATACCTGTCCCTGGCGCCTGGAACTGGCAGAAAAGCCCAAAGGCCAGTTGTATTCGTCCTACCTGGATTTCCGTTGCCGCCAACCGGAGTTCTACCGCACCGAGTTTTTTAATGACTGGGCGCGCGACCAGGATATCCACCACGGCATTTGCGGTACGGTGTTTAGCCAGGGCGCCAGCAAGGTGCAATTGCTGGTGCAGCGCACCCGGGGGCAGGGGCACTACACCCGGGCCGAGGTAGAGCAGGTCAACCAGTTTCTGCCCCATGTGCGCCAAGCGCTGCGCCTTGAACAGATCCATGCCGATATGCAGGGGCGTGCCAATGCCAGTGTGATGGCCAGTGAAGCCCGGCCTATGCCATTCCTGCTGCTCGACCAACAGGGAAAACTGGTCTATGTCTCGCCGCGTTGTGAGCCGCTGTTGCGGCAGCCGGATATGGGCTGCCACAAGGGCCAACTCAAATTCCGCGAGCCGGCGGTACAACAGCGTTTCCAGGCTGCCTTTGACAGGGTATTGTGCGCCGGCCAATCGCTGGTTGCGCGCGAGCAACTGGTGCATATCCGCCGTGACAGGCGCGTTAGCTTTAGCTGTTTCCTTAGCCCTATTTATCCGGCCTTTAACGACGCGGCCTTATGGGCGGGAACCGCCTATGTGGCGGTGCATATCTACGATCCGGAACAGGTGATGGCGGTAGACCACAACTGCCTGATGCAGCTGTTTGCACTGACGGAAAGTGAGGCGCGGGTTGCCGGGGATATAGCCTTGGGCCTGGACCCGCAGATGATTGCCCTGCGCGATGGTCGCTCTGCCCACACGGTGCGGGCGCAATTGAAAGCCGTATTTACCAAGATGCGCTGCAATCGCCAGAACCAGCTGGCTGCATTGGTCTTGCAGTCGCCCGCGGTGCGCTGGCGTTAA
- a CDS encoding alpha/beta fold hydrolase, whose product MSSSPHPTADLIVLIHGWSCRASDWDATLSALASSAALPKCLAIELPGHGQHEHLPWSDWSIAGLARFVVDQLPESATIQLVGHSMGGCVALEAAAQLGERARQVILVDTFSLPYGDMDTATIDSIETPFREDFVAAMAYLVDNTTPSTLDSHTRDWIKTRMSGAAPEKMLPIWHNLLRWSPDSAFSRIQCPIHAINGEHIAPAAQDRCAPFVKARVLAGCHHFLQFEQPERFRQALLALLNEGQTPPGWQ is encoded by the coding sequence ATGTCGTCTAGCCCCCATCCCACTGCTGACCTGATTGTCTTGATTCACGGCTGGAGCTGTCGCGCCAGCGATTGGGACGCAACCCTCTCCGCCCTCGCATCCTCCGCTGCACTGCCTAAATGCCTGGCCATCGAACTGCCCGGACACGGCCAACACGAACATCTGCCCTGGTCCGATTGGTCCATTGCCGGCCTGGCCCGGTTTGTTGTCGACCAATTGCCAGAAAGCGCCACTATCCAGCTGGTTGGCCATTCCATGGGCGGCTGCGTTGCCCTGGAGGCGGCCGCGCAATTGGGCGAGCGCGCCCGCCAGGTGATCCTGGTCGATACCTTCAGCCTGCCCTATGGCGATATGGACACCGCCACAATCGACAGTATTGAAACCCCGTTCCGCGAGGATTTTGTCGCGGCCATGGCGTACCTGGTGGACAACACCACCCCCAGCACCCTGGACAGCCACACCCGCGACTGGATTAAAACCCGCATGTCCGGTGCCGCACCGGAGAAAATGCTCCCCATTTGGCACAACCTGCTGCGCTGGTCGCCCGACAGTGCCTTCAGCCGGATCCAATGCCCTATCCACGCCATCAACGGCGAGCACATCGCCCCCGCTGCCCAGGATCGCTGCGCCCCGTTTGTGAAGGCCCGGGTCCTGGCCGGCTGCCACCACTTCCTGCAATTTGAGCAGCCCGAACGCTTCCGGCAGGCATTACTGGCGTTGCTCAATGAGGGGCAAACACCCCCAGGCTGGCAGTAG
- a CDS encoding helix-turn-helix transcriptional regulator — MNALLDVIGDIYEASFVPQHWNKVASELCRLFNAHSSGIFMEDYEYEHRDIIGSCGFPRTVTLAYRLGLSKYDYTFQLQAASAPGQAQQLVDAREFKTTHPFYYRLLLKPNDVGFLSTMGIYRNEEWHVGIALHRSFNAEPFSAEELQTLQLLYPHFKRALRIYKEFYKLRSQQQSLQAALGHITLGLIILNPNGSVDYCNPIAETLLTHHQGLKITARNTLQAHVYAENKQLHSLIDQLTLASKQKQVHHNQAIALHHPDQEHVIHIMLTILDDSHNQNPQGKIALYISVPNSSFNLSAETLHKLYGITPAESNVAIALANGLSPSQISESNGVSIETVRSQLKSIYIKMGVKKQQDVIRILLSGILNIK; from the coding sequence ATGAATGCCCTATTAGATGTTATTGGCGATATTTACGAGGCGTCTTTCGTCCCCCAGCACTGGAATAAGGTTGCCAGCGAACTGTGCCGATTGTTTAACGCACATTCCAGCGGCATTTTTATGGAGGATTATGAATACGAGCACCGCGATATTATCGGTTCTTGCGGTTTTCCACGGACCGTCACCCTGGCCTATCGCCTCGGCCTTTCAAAATACGACTACACCTTCCAGCTACAGGCCGCCAGCGCACCCGGTCAGGCACAACAGCTTGTCGATGCGCGGGAATTTAAAACAACCCATCCGTTTTACTATCGCCTGCTGTTAAAACCCAATGATGTCGGCTTTTTAAGTACGATGGGAATTTACAGAAATGAAGAATGGCATGTCGGGATAGCCCTGCATCGCTCCTTTAATGCCGAGCCGTTTTCTGCTGAAGAGTTACAAACACTGCAATTGCTTTATCCGCACTTTAAACGGGCACTGCGAATTTATAAGGAGTTTTACAAACTGCGCAGCCAGCAGCAATCCCTGCAAGCCGCCCTTGGGCATATCACCCTCGGTTTAATTATCCTTAACCCGAATGGCAGCGTGGACTATTGCAACCCTATCGCCGAGACCCTGCTCACACACCACCAGGGGCTGAAAATCACCGCCAGGAACACATTGCAGGCCCACGTTTACGCGGAGAATAAACAACTGCACAGCCTGATTGACCAGTTAACCCTCGCCAGCAAGCAAAAACAGGTTCACCACAACCAGGCGATTGCCCTGCATCACCCGGACCAGGAGCATGTCATCCATATTATGCTGACCATACTGGATGACTCGCACAACCAAAACCCGCAGGGAAAGATTGCACTGTATATATCCGTTCCCAATTCGTCCTTTAACCTGTCTGCGGAAACCCTGCATAAGTTGTATGGCATAACACCAGCAGAATCCAACGTTGCCATTGCCCTGGCTAATGGCCTGTCACCATCACAAATCAGCGAATCCAATGGCGTTTCCATTGAAACGGTGCGCAGCCAATTAAAAAGTATTTACATCAAGATGGGCGTTAAAAAACAACAGGATGTTATTCGTATCCTGTTATCCGGCATTTTGAATATCAAATAA
- a CDS encoding glycoside hydrolase family 5 protein has product MMMGTIQRLVRIAALVLAPLMASSALADNAWQNTSGWWNAGDVPAFDKRQLSRQLPLIRVDGNRFVDEQGNVQIFRGVSISDPNKLAKDQHFNKKHFDVIRSWGTNVVRIPVHPSAWRERGVKGYLELLDQAITWNNELGMYTIIDWHSMGNLKSEMFQNSMYHTSKGETFDFWRRVSERYNGINSVAFYEIFNEPTVFSGRLGIVSWAEWKAINEEAITIIQAHNPNAISLVAGFNWAYDLREAAANPIERNNVAYVSHPYPQKVGAPYQANWERDFGFMADKYPVFATEIGYQLASDKGAHIPVIDDGSYGPRITDYFAKKGISWVAWVFDPDWSPQMIKSWDYEPTMQGEHFRKVMLKENK; this is encoded by the coding sequence ATGATGATGGGAACCATACAGCGACTCGTGCGCATCGCCGCACTCGTCCTGGCACCCCTGATGGCCAGTTCGGCACTGGCGGATAACGCCTGGCAAAATACCAGTGGCTGGTGGAACGCCGGCGACGTCCCCGCGTTTGACAAGCGCCAGCTCTCGCGCCAGTTGCCGCTGATCCGTGTCGATGGCAATCGCTTTGTCGATGAGCAGGGCAACGTCCAGATATTTCGCGGTGTCAGCATCTCGGACCCGAACAAATTGGCCAAAGACCAGCATTTCAATAAAAAACACTTTGACGTGATCCGCTCCTGGGGAACCAATGTGGTGCGGATTCCGGTGCATCCCAGCGCCTGGCGGGAGCGTGGCGTGAAAGGCTACCTGGAACTGCTCGACCAGGCGATTACCTGGAACAACGAGTTGGGTATGTACACCATCATCGATTGGCACTCCATGGGTAACCTCAAATCCGAAATGTTCCAGAACAGCATGTATCACACCTCTAAGGGGGAGACCTTTGACTTCTGGCGCCGGGTATCGGAGCGCTACAACGGTATCAACTCGGTTGCCTTTTATGAGATTTTCAATGAGCCCACCGTATTCAGTGGCCGTTTGGGGATTGTGAGTTGGGCGGAGTGGAAAGCGATCAACGAAGAGGCGATTACGATTATCCAGGCCCACAACCCCAACGCGATTTCACTCGTTGCCGGTTTTAACTGGGCCTACGATCTGCGCGAAGCAGCGGCCAATCCTATCGAGCGTAACAACGTGGCCTATGTCAGCCATCCCTATCCCCAAAAAGTGGGTGCACCCTACCAGGCTAACTGGGAGCGCGACTTTGGTTTTATGGCCGACAAGTACCCGGTGTTCGCCACCGAAATCGGCTACCAACTGGCGAGTGACAAAGGGGCGCATATCCCGGTCATCGACGATGGCAGCTATGGCCCGCGTATCACCGATTACTTTGCCAAAAAAGGTATTAGTTGGGTGGCCTGGGTATTTGATCCGGACTGGTCACCGCAAATGATCAAAAGCTGGGATTACGAACCCACCATGCAGGGCGAGCATTTCCGCAAGGTGATGTTGAAGGAAAACAAGTAG